From Rutidosis leptorrhynchoides isolate AG116_Rl617_1_P2 chromosome 3, CSIRO_AGI_Rlap_v1, whole genome shotgun sequence, a single genomic window includes:
- the LOC139901031 gene encoding uncharacterized protein, which yields MDITKLLAFIDSQLVANQFNGSFDAHDSSMQKYLQLLRESTERFEHFELSQVPRSQNKKADALSKLTALTFSHFQKQVWVEELPSKSIDNDLMVASIEEKQPNWMEPILQYIRNDTLPSDSREARLVRERAPMYVIQNDILYRKSYCGPMMRCVGPIEAEMIVKEVHNGTCSLHSGYKTIAAKIMRMGPGNVNFLIVAVDYFTKWVEAKAVRTITGVQVRNFVWSALSADLAFRESWSAIMEHK from the exons ATGGATATCACTAAGTTGCTAGCATTTATAGATTCGCAGTTAGTAGCAAATCAGTTTAATGGTTCTTTTGATGCACATGATTCTTCTATGCAGAAATACTTGCAATTGTTACGAGAATCGACAGAGCGGTTTGAACATTTTGAACTTTCCCAAGTGCCAAGaagtcaaaataagaaggcggacgcTCTGAGTAAGTTGACCGCTCTGACGTTttcgcattttcaaaaacaagtgTGGGTTGAGGAATTGCCAAGCAAGTCAATAGATAATGACTTAATGGTTGCATCTATTGAAGAGAAACAGCCAAATTGGATGGAGCCAATCCTGCAGTATATCCGCAATGATACTTTGCCAAGTGATAGCCGCGAGGCTCGTTTAGTAAGAGAGCGGGCACCAATGTATGTCATTCAAAATGATATTCTATACCGCAAATCGTACTGCGGGCCAATGATGCGATGCGTTGGACCAATTGAGGCAGAAATGATAGTGAAAGAAGTGCATAACGGCACTTGTTCActgcattcaggctacaaaactatTGCAGCGAAAATCATGcggatgg gGCCTGGCAATGTTAATTTCTTGATTGTCGCAGttgattattttactaaatgggttgaagctaaggcggttcgcactatcaCTGGGGTGCAGGTACGAAACTTTGTGTGGAGTGCATTGTCTGCAGATTTGGCATTCCGCGAGAGTTGGTCAGCGATAATGGagcacaaatag